A single region of the Salarchaeum japonicum genome encodes:
- a CDS encoding Ntn hydrolase family protein yields METPAESDPAGRRALHESNPGLVSPEPGEGAETGTTVVGVVADESVVLAADRRASVGGRVVTNKHVRKVEPVHPTAAAALSGTVGHLQQFVRVLRAETRLYADRRGTDPSMTALSTLAGNVLRTSGLQVSPLLGGVDDTGGHVFEVDGAGGVLRDTYAAGGSGMQLAYGALEDAYRDDLTTADARAVAASAVGSASERDTASGNGVTVATVTREGVQVEEYADAGEVA; encoded by the coding sequence ATGGAAACACCAGCCGAGTCCGACCCCGCCGGTCGGCGCGCGCTCCACGAATCGAACCCCGGCCTCGTCTCGCCCGAACCCGGCGAGGGCGCGGAGACCGGAACCACCGTCGTCGGCGTCGTCGCCGACGAGAGCGTCGTGCTCGCCGCGGACCGGCGTGCCAGCGTCGGCGGCCGCGTCGTCACCAACAAGCACGTGCGGAAGGTCGAACCCGTCCACCCGACCGCCGCCGCGGCGCTCTCCGGCACCGTCGGCCACCTCCAGCAGTTCGTGCGCGTCCTCCGCGCCGAAACCCGGCTGTACGCCGACCGCCGCGGCACCGACCCCTCGATGACCGCGCTCTCCACGCTCGCCGGGAACGTCCTCCGAACCTCCGGCCTGCAGGTCAGCCCCCTGCTCGGCGGCGTGGACGACACCGGCGGCCACGTCTTCGAGGTGGACGGCGCGGGCGGCGTGCTCCGCGACACGTACGCCGCCGGCGGGAGCGGGATGCAACTCGCGTACGGCGCGCTCGAAGACGCCTACCGCGACGACCTCACCACCGCGGACGCGCGAGCGGTCGCCGCGTCCGCCGTCGGGAGCGCGAGCGAGCGCGACACCGCGAGCGGGAACGGCGTCACCGTCGCCACCGTCACCCGCGAGGGCGTGCAGGT